The Malus domestica chromosome 10, GDT2T_hap1 nucleotide sequence CAAATATggaaaatcaaatgaaaaaaattgtagcaaaaatctttcaactttaatccaattcaGAAATGATCTCTCAGTTTGAACCCAATTGGAGAAATgattcctcaactttaacctaattgtagTAATTGTCCTTTCAACatgacttattttgacaaaattctaatgGAGTTGATGAAAGGGACCATATCTGTATATTTTGATCAATTAAGGGATTAATggtcatgaatttttaattgaaagaccattactccaatagagttaaaattgagacaccatttctacaattttcttttcattttgtgAATAAATTTGTATTCTTTTTCCGTTTCAATGATATTCTGTATATATTAAAACCCAAACTCCGGTGCCATTGTTCTAGGGCAGTGTGCGGACCAAAATGCCcttgctttttttttgttatttcaacTTTGCCCTTCAACATTTTTGTCCGGTTCCTTTTCTTTCCTGCTTTCTGCAGTGATTCCTTTTCACTGCTTTTGGTCCAATTTTTTTCCCACTTCTTTTGCTTCGCTTCTTCCGTAGCCGTTTGCTCTCCCCTCTCTTCGCCTCTACTGGTCTCAAAGTGGATAGTTTTGTGGTGAGTTCTTCTAATCTTGCATCTACAAGTTTTTTATGCAACTGTATGGATTGTGTTCTGTTAAATTTTAGATGTTAGaagcttttaattttttttgggttcaaTTTTAAATGGGTTGTTGCTTTCAGAGTTTTCGTTTGATGACAGAGATGGGGTTTTTGGGGAGAAACTTTTAATCCGTGAGTTTTTTAGTTAGGTTGTGTTGTGGGTCTTGAGAAATGGATTTGTAAATGGATTTTCTATTGAAATTgtttctcttctcattttttttttgtgccatCGGGTTTTGCATATGGGTGTATAATCaggttttcttttgaatttcagGGGATtcaggtttttatttttctggaactTTTGTCTGCAGCTTTGGAAGACATTTGTGCTTAAGGTGAGAAACTTTGGTTGcttgcttttgggttttgttgtagaattaattaattttttttaagagttACATTCGTGGGAAttcttttgttcttcttttttcctGCATCTCAAAAATGCCACATAATGTGAGTTTATAATTAAATAAGAATATCAAAATGGGTTTTCTGtgcaaattttctttttctgattttATAGAACCGAAGAGGATGTTAACAATAACATTATTGTGTGATATGCGATCTAAAGTTCTTTGGTGAGTTATTTGGTTTTCTTGCCACATGGGAttttaacatatttttttttcgtgGTTTATGCGTGGTTCTCTgatatgttttgattttttatttcagGAAAAGTTAACGATACGATCAAACGTTTACTGGtgaattttctatttttctgaTTGTgtgtgatttaatttttttcaagctTTGGGTGTACTTTTCTGAACTGCTTTGATTTTTAGTTGCAGCAAAAGTTGTTGCTCGAATTTTCCAGTTTTTATCTGCAGCTTTGCAAGCTCTTTATCAACAAGGtatataatttttattctttttcctgAATCTTTTGTTGGATGGAAtcgttttttttgtttttggtgagtTCTTCTAATCTCGCATCTggtactgtttttttttccgaCTGTATAGATTGTGTTTTGTTGAATTTTAAATGGTAGAAGCTTCTTGGGTTCAATTTAAATGGGTTGTTATCAACTATTGAATTGTTTTCGAAGCTATTTGGCTACTCCCTTAACgccctttttccttttcttttcagcTTCTTTGATTTGCAgcccccttcttttttttccttttccagaTTTAGCTTTTTTCCCCTATATTGTATCTTTTGGCTAATTTTGTGGGTCTTGGTCAGTGCTGTGGGTATTGGTGAATTTCTAGCATGTTTATGCATGCAGTTTTTGTTATAATTTATGGATTGtgttttgttcaatttttaAATGTCAGAAGctcttaatttttttgggtTCAATTTTAAATGGGTTGTTATCAaccattgaatttcttttggagTATTCATTTGATAAGAgagatggggggggggggggttcttttgggtgaaacttttgatCCGTGAGATTTTTAGTTAGGTTGTGGTGTGGGTTTTCGCAAATTTCTATCGTGTTTATGCATGCTTTTTTTTGTTATAGATTTGGAAGAACATAGCATTACAGGGTGTTGAGGGTTTGCTGGCGGGGGAAAGTAGCAGCGTTAAGATTTTGCAGGTGAGATATTAGGGTGAGAGAATAACGGGACAAAGAGCATCGAAGACACATTTGGGATTAGGGGTAGCAAAACAGGGGAAAAGAATATGACAGAGGAATGgactcttaattttttttcttaactggtTTGGGATTTTGCTTGCCTTTGGGGTCGTTGTTGGCGTCAAGCCATTTGGTGGTGTTAAGTGGTGTCTGTTTTTTCATAACTtttattactaatttttatgttgtttgCGATTTTGTGTCCTGGGATTTCTGAATTTTATCGTTCATTGTcggttttttaaatttttttttgtcttcatttgtttgtttaatatgtTGTGTTTGTCCTGGGACGCCGTTTTGCAAGTTTTCTTTCCATTGGGACCGCTACATTTTATAAGTGATGCGGGTGAGGTTTAGATACTCAAAacactccatttttttttttttccaaacatgCACGTTTGGTTCTCTTCGGTTTTAAATGTTTAAAATTAAATGGTTATTTTGATAAAATggtttattagtttttcttatgtGTTATGATCAGGAATTCAATTGGATTGGGTAAAATGCTTTATCAATTTACACTATAGGGAATTTTATGTATTATGGTCTGTGAGTTTTATTGCTCATcgtttgttcttttttctttgtttgccgGTTTCTTTTGCAAGGGATCACAATAGTTTGGGCatctttttgagttttaaattgCTTGAGGGTAAGATTTAGATAATAAAATTCGAAACGAGGCGTTACTTTTCTTTTCGGAAACTAATTTAAAAGCTCTACATGGATAGTTAACTGTGTGGAAATGTCTTGATAAAACCTGAACCTTTTGTATATGTGAATGTTGATTCCTTACTACAAATATAATAGGCATAGtggtctaaaaaattaaaacccaccGACACATGACATCAGAAATTCAATCCAATTTCTACTGTTACCATTACCTTCTTTCATTCAGATCATCAGCATACAATTCAAATCTAGATCAAACCTAGATGAAATTCAAGTGACAAGATTTATTGTCATTATTTCAATAATTTACATTGTTTTAGTACCCAGGTTTACAGCATGAGCTGAAGATCCAAGATCATTTTGGCAGACTTTGATATTGAAGACACTAATTTTGCTCCTTATTTTGTACTTTAATGTCCAACTTTTTACATGTTTTATACACTTATAACACCTGCAGCAACACGCAGGCACCATGACTAGTTATATGACTAAAAAGACCCATGAGGATCCTCTGGATTCTCTTTGTAAGGATCCTCCAATCATATCCATTCAACGTACATTATGCGGTtataaatcattgtaaattttttttatttaaaattgaatataaacagtacttgacGAAAACTGACTGCACGATGTAAGATGAATagatgtgattggaggattcTCAGGATTCTCACAAAGATGATCTGGCGAGAATCCTCTCTCTAAGAAGACCACATGTCTTGCccgtttaaaattttaaaaattgtacCTTCCTAGCACTGTCTGATCAACGGATGGTCAACACTTAAACTTATATTAATTATGGGATGGTTTTATGATTGTCCCTAATCCCAAGGGCAACATAAAAACACAGGAAATGGAATCTCTCTGTATCATTTCCATCAAATTCactaaatcaatcaatttaaacccttaaaatttgatccaatagcTATAAACAAGGGATTTATCTAAAAgatatggacaaggattgtttgccctcccacttccgatgccttcctgttttgtgtggtcacggttaagccacgtcaacattttttttttttatagagataataagacaaaaatgaatagtaataaaaaatgttgatgtggatTAACCGTGACCAAACAAATaggagggcaccggaagtgggagggcagacaatcattGTCCAATAAATATAACAACTTTAGCttttagattaaattttaaaagtctGAATTAGGTGATTGAGTGGATTTGATGGAAGAGCTACTGAGAAGATCCATTTTCAAAAACACATATGTAGTTTAACAGTTGGTCACTAGTCGAACTAATCAATTAAACCACAAGAAAAGACAAGGTGCCTTCTAATAATTAAAAACGTCATTAAAAGTAAATTAACAACATGGAAACCGTGATTAAAGATGGTGGAATCAATTGGGTCCCAATTCCATCCTTTCTCTGTGGGTTCAAATGGGTcaatatgcttttttttttttttttttttttttttttggaaactgtaTTTTTACAAAGAGAAGCTCCCTCTGCTCTCCCCCTCTCAATCCCTTCACCTCTCAGAGGAATAcaatattagtgtggacgtaacccaaacattgaggtgaaccacgatacatcttgtgttatttacattttttgtaGATtcatgttgttccaagacctctggttttgtgcatcaacctAAACAATacttgacgaaaattgactgcacgatgtatgatgaacgaatgtgattgGAGGATTCCCAGAACCCTCAAAAAGATGATCTGGGGAGGATCATCTCTCTAAGAAGACCACATATCTTGcctgtttaaaattttaaaaattgtacCTTCCTAGCACCGTCTGATCAACGGATGGTCAACACTTAAACTTATATTAATTATGGGAAGGTTTTATGATTGTCCCTTATCCCAAGGGCAACATAGAAACACAGGAAATGGAATCTCTTTGtatcccttccaccaaatccatcGAATCAATCAATTTGGgcccttaaaatttgatccaatagcGACAAACAAGGAGCTCCTCTAAAAGATATAACAACTTTAGCttttagattaaattttaaaaatctgaATTAGGTGATTGAGTGGATTTGATGGAAGAGTTCCGGATAAGATCCATTTTCAAAAACACATATGTAGTTTAACAGTTGGTCACCAGTCGAACTAATCAATTAAACCACAAGAAAAGACAAGGTGCCTTCTAATAATTA carries:
- the LOC139188727 gene encoding uncharacterized protein, with the protein product MEKARSLQKPRTESPIEAVCGPKCPCFFFVISTLPFNIFVRFLFFPAFCSDSFSLLLVQFFSHFFCFASSVAVCSPLSSPLLVSKWIVLWGFRFLFFWNFCLQLWKTFVLKEKLTIRSNVYCKSCCSNFPVFICSFASSLSTRFGRT